From Hirundo rustica isolate bHirRus1 chromosome 1, bHirRus1.pri.v3, whole genome shotgun sequence, a single genomic window includes:
- the CX3CR1 gene encoding CX3C chemokine receptor 1, with amino-acid sequence MTEAYAETTAEYAYDEHAFSCNKTDIQEFGKIFLPIFYVVVFALGLTGNLMVVFAIVKGNKKSITDIYLLNLAVSDLLFVISLPFWASNTVRGWTLGTMACTAVSSLYYIGFFGGMFFITVISIDRYLAIVRATYSLKSRTVRHGFLVTCGVWAIAVLVSVPHFVFSQLIENDCIAVFPEKLENIWPVFCNMELNTIGFFIPVCIIFYCYCGIIKTLLSCKNQKKARAIKLILVVVLVFFLFWSPYNVLIFLDTLRHYELFTNCNQIKSLDYAMHLTETIAFSHCCLNPLIYAFAGEKFRNYLYHICLKYCPFLCFCGPCNRYHVPHSISYAESVVNSNITLNTSDQEGSVFV; translated from the coding sequence ATGACAGAAGCATACGCAGAAACCACAGCTGAATACGCTTATGATGAACATGCCTTCTCCTGCAATAAAACCGACATCCAAGAGTTTGGGAAGATATTTCTGCCGATATTTTACGTTGTGGTGTTTGCTCTTGGCCTCACAGGGAATCTAATGGTGGTTTTTGCCATTGTGAAAGGCAATAAAAAAAGCATCACTGACATCTATCTCCTGAACTTGGCTGTCTCTGACCTTCTCTTTGTGATCTCCCTCCCGTTCTGGGCATCCAACACGGTCCGTGGATGGACCCTTGGGACTATGGCATGTACAGCTGTTTCCTCACTGTATTACATTGGTTTCTTTGGAGGCATGTTCTTTATCACTGTTATCAGCATTGACAGGTACCTGGCCATTGTCCGGGCAACTTACTCTCTGAAATCCAGAACAGTTAGACATGGCTTTCTTGTAACCTGCGGAGTGTGGGCAATAGCGGTTTTAGTGTCCGTGCCACATTTTGTGTTCTCCCAGCTCATAGAAAATGACTGCATTGCTGtcttcccagagaagctggagaaCATCTGGCCAGTGTTCTGCAATATGGAGCTGAACACCATTGGCTTTTTCATCCCAGTCTGTATCATATTCTATTGCTACTGTGGGATCATCAAAACCCTCCTGTCctgcaaaaatcagaaaaaagcaCGAGCCATAAAACTGATCTTGGTTGTGGTGCTGGTGTTCTTTCTGTTTTGGTCCCCCTACAATGTACTGATTTTTCTAGATACTTTAAGACACTATGAGTTATTCACAAATTGCAACCAAATTAAGTCACTGGACTACGCAATGCATCTGACTGAAACCATTGCGTTCAGTCACTGTTGTCTCAATCCTCTTATCTATGCCTTTGCTGGAGAAAAATTCAGGAATTACCTTTATCATATCTGCTTGAAGTATTGTCcattcctgtgtttctgtgggCCCTGCAATCGCTACCATGTCCCTCATTCAATTAGTTATGCAGAAAGTGTGGTGAACAGCAACATAACCCTGAACACCAGCGACCAGGAAGGCTCTGTCTTTGTCTGA